The sequence CAGAAGATTGTTCTTGAATGGCCCCTTTGTTTCCAACGGGGAGTGAACATCATGGCAGTCATAGCAGGCAACCCTGCGGGATGTGTAGTGAACGCTCTGCACGTATTCCGTTACTTGGCTTTCGTGACACCCAGCGCATGCGCTGAATGAAGCCTCAAGCGGACCATTCGCGGGATTAATCAGGTCTCCGCCCAATCCCCCGCTCTGAACGTGGGCAGCAGCCCCCGGATGGCACGTGATACATTCAATATTCTTGTGTGCGCTGAAGAGGAAGGAACTCATGTTCTGAGCTGTGCGCCCATTGTGACATGCAAGGCAGGTCGTTGCGCTTCCGACTGTACCTGTATTGGTAGGGCACCCCGCTCCAAAAAGGCCCAATCCCAACGTCAAAAGCGCACAGATAGCCCATCCAAACCGCGTACGTATTGATGCTTGAGGCATTTTTAAAGCCCTTGCCGCTGAGATCACCCCGTCTGCAACACCAAAATTACCAGAAATGTCCCCAAATGTCTACTGATTAATGCAATTGACATCGAGTACTGCGAACGCCACGCGTTTTGCCTTGTCCGTGACATGATACAGCTAAGCCATAGGACATCATGCCGTTAAGCAATTTAGATGCCGGATTGACGCTGTCCACTCTGGCTTGCCTCAATTACCGGGAATGCCGCGCGCACTCGTGCGTTTGATCTTTGATATTTCTTTGAAAATAAAGGCCTATCCCGTTCTTTTCCCGAAGTACTACTATGGACATCGACGGATTTCGGCCCTTGCTTCCTGACTGCAAAATAGACCTGGAGTCGAAGCCTAGCCTGTTCAAAGATGACACAATTGCTCAGAGCAAAGATGCGCAAACGAACACATCCTCTGATTCTGACACCTATACTCCAGACTCGCGCACAACATATCAACACCTAGTCTTCCTGTACGTTCCCTGTTGCGTATTGGTGTACGCCGGGAGATGGCATTCAACTTGCTCCCATCCATGATGCTACTTAGTAGCGTGAAGGAACTGGAGTTTTGTCTCCAGGTGGTGACTCCCAGGCAGTAAACAAGACGTTTTGACCCGCTCGCCTCATGCCAGATCGAGTGAGGTAGCGGTCGTGTTTTGATTTCCTGTTATGATGAACGGCATCGTGAACCGTTCAAAACCAGTGTGGAAGGCTAGCTACATGGTATCCAGACTCATCTCTATTGTTGCTTCATTCTTGTGGTTTCTTGGGCGCAATACCGTCACTATTTTGGGTGCCACCGTAACCACCATTAGCGCCATCACGATCTTCGTCCTTTTTTCCCTGGAACTCTCCGGGATTCTCATGTCCCCCTATCTGGGGATCATCACCTTTGTCGTCATGCCTGCGGGGTTCATCTTTGGCCTGATTCTAATACTGTTGGGAACGCTTTGGCAGCACCGCCGGGACCAGAAACTGGGCAAAGAGGCCCGGCCTACCGGCGATGTACCCCTACCCAAGCTCGATTTCAACAGCCCCAAAACGCGCCAAGTGGCAGGGATGGTCCTCTTTCTCTCGCTGGCGAACCTGTTTATTGTGGGCGCGACCAGCTATCAAAGCGTCGTCTACATGGACTCGGCTGAGTTTTGCGGCAAAGTCTGTCACACGGTGATGGAGCCGGAGTCTGTGGCACACGCTGCATCGCCCCACGGGAGGGTGGAGTGCGTCGCATGCCATATCGGTCCCGGCGCTCCCTGGTTTGTGAAATCGAAGTTGTCGGGTGTCGGCCAGTTGTTCGCCGTTACCTTCAATACATACGAACATCCAATCCCAACGCCGGTCGAGAATCTGCGGCCCTCCCGCGACACCTGCGAACAGTGCCATTGGCCCGCCAAGTTTACCGGCGACCGACTTCGCGTCATCAAGAAATACGGCGACGACGACGCAAATTCGCCAACCTACACGGCCCTCCTGATGCACATCGGAGGCGGCTCCAACCAGAATCACGGAATTCACAGTTGGCATATCGATCCGCGGCGTGAAACCACCTACGTATCGGTGGACCGCCAGCGACAGGAAATCGCCTTGGTCCGCGTCAAAGAACCGGATGGCAGTATCTCCGAGTTCAAGATGCAGGGGACTGAGTACACGCCCGAACAATTGGCACAGGGCGAGACACGCATTATGGATTGCATCGATTGTCATAATCGGCCTACACACGTCTTCGACCTGCCCGGACCCGCGATGGACAAGGCACTCACTCAAGGTCTAATCGACGCCACCCTGCCAGGCATCAAGCGTGTCGGCGTCGAGGCACTTCAGGCAGCGAAGGGAGAAGATAAGGCGGCAGACCTTGATGGGATTTCGCAAAAACTCGAAACTCACTTCCGCGAGACTTTTGCAGATACGTACGACGCAAACGCAGACCGTGTGAAGAAGGCCATCGACGAAGTTCAGGGTATTTACAAACGTAACGTATTTCCTGCCATGGACGTGACGTGGGGGACCTATATTAACAATATCGGCCATACTGACTTCCCCGGCTGCTTCCGATGCCACGACGGTAATCACACGACCGACGACGGGCGGACCATTAGCCAAGACTGCACACTCTGCCACGGTGTCCTGGCTATGGAAGAAGAGAACCCGCAAGTCCTATCTGACCTTGGAATCCAATAGCACTTCGGAATACCGGCTGAAAACCAGCGGTTGCCGGGCTCATCCGGACAGTTCAATTGACGACATCTCAGGACACATTTGTCTGAGCACATTTGCTCACTTGAGCATTGTTTCGGAGACATTTCGGGTCGAATGGAAATGGGCCGCCTGAAAAAGCAGCAAGAAAGCCCAATAAATCATGGGTTTCTCAAAACGGACAGACGTTGTGATTCTTGGAACAGTTCATGCTTATGCTTTTTGCCCTTTGTAGCCTCTGGGTAGTATACAGGGTAGCAAGGCTTGTCAGTACGGGTGAGTCTCGGTAATTGGGTACGAAATTGGGTGATACCGAGTGGCTTGAACATTCAATCTGCCATGGGTTGAACGTTCACGCCAGAAAAGAAGGGGTTTTATCGTGAGCATTCAAATCGCAGGTATTCGAAAAACCGCACTACTCATGTCATTTTTGATGGTGCTGGGGCTCCTGGCAACAGGCTGTCCCACCACACCAGGCCCACAGGGCCCTCCCGGGCCAGAGGGCCCTCCCGGAGACCCCGGCACTCCTGGTGTACCAGGCCCCGGCCCCGTTGGCGGTCTAGCGCCCGGACTAGTGATTACCATCAATGGAGTTACAATACCCACCGACCGGCGGCCTGTGGTCAACTTCACGGCCAAGGATAGCCGCGGCAACTTTATTGCGAAGTCGGAAATCTCCGATGTTCGCTTCATTTTGGACTATCTCAATTCCCCGACCGACGGTACCACTCCACGGTACATCAGCTATACGACCTCTACCTCCGACGGAGCCCTGCAGGCAACCTATGACTCGGCTCGCTTGAATGGGTTAACCCAACTTTCGGACGGGAACTTCGAGTACCGATTCGCGAAAGTCATTCCGTCAGACTACAGCACGAATGTGACCCATCAGCTTGGTGGGCAGATAACGCGTTACTACGCGGCAGACGAACTGACCTATCCGGCAAATCCGATCTATACGTTCCGCCCGGACGGCCAGACCGTTACCGCGACCCGCGAAGTCGTCGAAACGGATACCTGTAACAAGTGCCACACGCGTCTTGGTCTCCACGGTGGCAACCGCCGAGAGATTCAACTCTGCATCCTTTGCCACAACTCTCAGAGTTTCGACGGTCAGTCCGGCAATTCGGTGGATATGCCCATCATGATTCACAAGATCCACCGTGGCGCTGAACTCCCAAGTGTAATCGGCGGGACCGATTACATAATCTACGGTTTCAACAATTCGGAGAACAATTACTCTGAAGTTGAATTCCCGCAAGACATCCGCAATTGCGCCGTCTGCCACTCGAGCGACAGCAAAGCTATCGACGACCAGTACCATCTCGAGCATCCGACCAAGGCTGGTTGCGGTTCCTGTCACGACCGTACGCATTTCGATGTCGGCACGGTTCCCACGCCCGCGGGCTACACGAACCACTCCAACGGAGAGGTTACGACCCCGGTTGCTGAAGGCTCCTGCGTTTTCTGCCACATTGCAGGCGGCACAGCGCCTACAGCGGATAAGCACACGTTGCCGACAGAATCCAGCGCCGCCCCTGGCCTGAACACCGAGATTACGCAGGTAGAGTTGATTAACAACCCGGCTCTCGACGGCAAAGTCGCTGCCGACAAGTTGGTCAAGATTCACTTCACCGTCACCGACAAGAACGGCAACGGGGTGAACTGGGATACCACGGGCACGGGCTGGTCCTGTGCAGCGACCTTGGCATCTCCGGCGCCTGAATACCAGAAGTACGCACGCAGAACGATGAAGGGCGGTGCGCTTGGCGGCATCCTCGTCAACAACGCAAATGGTACATACACGTTCGCGTTCAACAACGTGGCTGATCTGATCCCGGCGAATTCAACTGCCACGTACGCAGTGGGTATCGATGCACGCCGTACCTTCACGTACGATGGCGCCACCGTGACACAAGGCACGTCTGACGCTTCCGTGACGTACTTCACCGTGAACGGCAGCAATCCGGTCATTCGCCGCGAAGTGGTAGATGAAGCCAAGTGCAACAACTGCCACTACGAAATCAGGGCGCACGGTGAAGGCCGCAAAGGCGTCGAGTATTGTGTGATGTGCCACAATCCCAACACGACGGAC comes from Candidatus Hydrogenedentota bacterium and encodes:
- a CDS encoding cytochrome C, with product MVSRLISIVASFLWFLGRNTVTILGATVTTISAITIFVLFSLELSGILMSPYLGIITFVVMPAGFIFGLILILLGTLWQHRRDQKLGKEARPTGDVPLPKLDFNSPKTRQVAGMVLFLSLANLFIVGATSYQSVVYMDSAEFCGKVCHTVMEPESVAHAASPHGRVECVACHIGPGAPWFVKSKLSGVGQLFAVTFNTYEHPIPTPVENLRPSRDTCEQCHWPAKFTGDRLRVIKKYGDDDANSPTYTALLMHIGGGSNQNHGIHSWHIDPRRETTYVSVDRQRQEIALVRVKEPDGSISEFKMQGTEYTPEQLAQGETRIMDCIDCHNRPTHVFDLPGPAMDKALTQGLIDATLPGIKRVGVEALQAAKGEDKAADLDGISQKLETHFRETFADTYDANADRVKKAIDEVQGIYKRNVFPAMDVTWGTYINNIGHTDFPGCFRCHDGNHTTDDGRTISQDCTLCHGVLAMEEENPQVLSDLGIQ
- a CDS encoding OmcA/MtrC family decaheme c-type cytochrome, translated to MSIQIAGIRKTALLMSFLMVLGLLATGCPTTPGPQGPPGPEGPPGDPGTPGVPGPGPVGGLAPGLVITINGVTIPTDRRPVVNFTAKDSRGNFIAKSEISDVRFILDYLNSPTDGTTPRYISYTTSTSDGALQATYDSARLNGLTQLSDGNFEYRFAKVIPSDYSTNVTHQLGGQITRYYAADELTYPANPIYTFRPDGQTVTATREVVETDTCNKCHTRLGLHGGNRREIQLCILCHNSQSFDGQSGNSVDMPIMIHKIHRGAELPSVIGGTDYIIYGFNNSENNYSEVEFPQDIRNCAVCHSSDSKAIDDQYHLEHPTKAGCGSCHDRTHFDVGTVPTPAGYTNHSNGEVTTPVAEGSCVFCHIAGGTAPTADKHTLPTESSAAPGLNTEITQVELINNPALDGKVAADKLVKIHFTVTDKNGNGVNWDTTGTGWSCAATLASPAPEYQKYARRTMKGGALGGILVNNANGTYTFAFNNVADLIPANSTATYAVGIDARRTFTYDGATVTQGTSDASVTYFTVNGSNPVIRREVVDEAKCNNCHYEIRAHGEGRKGVEYCVMCHNPNTTDEARRVGTPTPPMPPETVNLKDMLHSIHTGEELENGLTIYGFFSAPATQNPVNFSEVVFPGLRQECEMCHLPDTYAVPTPEEALSTIITQTGNTVAEVLPQTAACTTCHDGMLATFHALLNSDLDEGVETCAVCHGEDKDFDVEKIHALNP